A window of the Fragaria vesca subsp. vesca unplaced genomic scaffold, FraVesHawaii_1.0 scf0512926, whole genome shotgun sequence genome harbors these coding sequences:
- the LOC101295674 gene encoding LOW QUALITY PROTEIN: probable aspartyl aminopeptidase-like (The sequence of the model RefSeq protein was modified relative to this genomic sequence to represent the inferred complete CDS: inserted 1 base in 1 codon; deleted 2 bases in 1 codon; substituted 3 bases at 3 genomic stop codons): MAAITRLHPPSLLSSFKSSSSFITRFPSSTLYSPRRLRSLCSNAQAQVSTAEANGSIVGDLLDYLNESWTHFHATAEAKRQLIDCAGFLLLNENDEWDLKPGGRYFFTRNMSCLVVFAVGEKYSAGNGFHVIAAHTDSPCLKLKPRSASTKSGCLMINVLTYGGGLWHTWFDRDLSVAGRVILREGNGSYLESXVITENIFLFSVCLFSTVNKDGFKPNAETHLIPLLASKLEETASSDTKEKSATISTKGAHHPLLMQALSDEINCNVDDIVSIELNVCDTQPSCLGRLDNLASSYRALRALIDSCKSPGDLASEHAIPMVALFDNEEVGSGSIXGAGAPTMFQATRGIISCLAEKYVGEGSFERAIRQSFLVSAEMAHGLHPIFMDKHEEYDRPEMQKGLVIXHNANQRYATSGVTSFLFQEKGKIHNLPTQEFVVRNDMGCGXRASGAGIRTVDCGIAQLSMHSVREICGKEDIDIAHKYFKAFYQTFSSIYRKLIVDL, encoded by the exons ATGGCAGCGATAACTCGGCTTCATCCTCCTTCTCTCTTGTCCTCCTTCAAATCTTCCTCCTCATTCATCACTCGCTTCCCCTCTTCTACCCTCTACTCCCCTCGCCGTCTTCGCAGTCTCTGCTCCAACGCCCAG GCTCAGGTTTCAACTGCGGAAGCCAACGGATCAATAGTTGGGGATCTACTTGACTACCTCAACGAGTCTTGGACTCACTTTCATGCTACCG CCGAAGCTAAACGACAACTCATTGAC TGTGctggttttcttttgctgaatgaaaatgatgagtgGGACCTTAAGCCCGGTGGGCGCTACTTCTTTACACGAAATATGTcttgtttggttgtgtttgctGTTGGAGAGAA GTATAGTGCCGGTAATGGTTTCCATGTGATTGCTGCTCACACAGATAGTCCCTGTCTAAAATTAAAACCAAGATCCGCATCAACTAAGTCTGGCTGTCTAATGATAAATGTGCTGACCTATGGAGGTGGTTTGTGGCATACTTGGTTTGATAGAGACCTAAGTGTGGCAGGCAGGGTTATTTTAAGAGAGGGGAATGGTTCTTACCTGGAG AGCTAGGTCATCACTGAGaacatctttctcttttctgtttgCTTGTTTAGCACAGTGAACAAGGATGGATTTAAACCAAATGCAGAGACTCATCTTATTCCTTTACTGGCATCAAAACTAGAAGAAACAGCATCTTCAgacacaaaagagaaaagtgcAACAATATCTACAAAAGGAGCTCATCATCCATTGCTCATGCAG GCATTATCAGATGAGATCAATTGTAACGTTGATGACATAGTGAGCATTGAGTTGAATGTCTGTGATACCCAACCGAGCTGCCTTGGAAGACTAGATAATCTTGCCTCAAGTTACCGTGCACTAAGAGCTCTTATTGATTCTTGTAAATCACCTGGTGATTTAGCAAGTGAGCATGCTATACCCATGGTTGCTTTATTTGACAATGAAGAG GTGGGTTCAGGATCCATTTAGGGTGCTGGTGCTCCAACTATGTTTCAGGCTACGAGAGGCATAATTAGTTGCTTAGCTGAAAAGTACGTTGGTGAAGGTTCCTTTGAGCGTGCAATACGCCAATCATTCCTTG TGTCTGCTGAGATGGCTCATGGACTCCACCCAATTTTTATGGACAAGCATGAAGAATATGATCGACCTGAAATGCAGAAGGGACTTGTTATCTAGCATAATGCAAACCAGCGATATGCTACTAGTGGAGtcacctcttttcttttccaagaAAAAGGCAAAATCCACAACCTTCCAACTCAG GAATTTGTGGTGAGGAACGATATGGGATGTG TACGAGCTTCAGGGGCTGGCATCCGTACTGTTGATTGTGGAATTGCTCAGCTTTCTATGCACAG TGTGAGGGAAATATGTGGGAAGGAAGATATAGACATTGCTCACAAATATTTCAAGGCATTCTACCAAACTTTCTCAAGCATTTACAGAAAGCTAATTGTGGATTT GTGA